A genomic segment from Solwaraspora sp. WMMD406 encodes:
- a CDS encoding LuxR C-terminal-related transcriptional regulator yields MRHPAGGGHAARPPRHGEPTVAGDADHPARSATTAGPTSTAASGGTDTGRRARPADPFDTAVTAVTQRLTRPGLVVVTGPPGCGRSTLLRRVRAAFPGPTHTGGGLSALRHVPALPLSRAVRVRLPTHDPHLLAEAVRSRLRHGLLVLDDLHWADPLTIAALPALARHCRVVVALRTPHHLPPAALAPLRADDATWLPVPALPPPTIAALIRRLAPAIDDTTTATLTRRAGGNPLAAHALARHAARTHGTATATGGPAAPTPPVGDDLDQVTYAVAAALADLTRPARTALAALGLLGRPAPAALLGPGVTELVDATIVTVDPDGLAAPVSPYQADVAAGLLDDTSRRALHRRLADLVTDDTQAVRHLAAAGDATAAYQRAVTAAATATTSGARADLLLFAGDQPAATADTRLAAARAALAAGRPGRAVQVLTAAGLLGVDAAVLRAEALLHAGDPAAARAAATPVPDDAAPDVVAARDRVLLLADLATDPAAAPVRAAAVTARHGTSPQHLGLRAALAAALAADRAPGWEYALATTAAAAGAAGDLLTARWSAWQLVETLTADGRLTEAAHTALAAGDACAADLAYSWQTRFVAARLWCLALRGDPAPPADADTRDPGGPNPAAAAPVDGPGPAGGDPLVRAATDLTDRALPAAAHGYAVAAASLVQADSGLLAPARARLATRAPAPAAVTALLDWVAREAAWLDGQPDKASAAGDTPSGAPPLLDGLRRITARWAGYDGAPAPPDPPPAAERQLPAVADTLAAWDHTDPQRFSQAAHGWRDTAVREQVRCLLAHGLHEPDPRRAVPALLAAESLAAHAGLVVLLGRTRRALRRHAVRRDERGPRSGEQLTGRERDVLRLVAQGEPTRRIANQLGISAETVETHVRAGMRKLGARTRTEAAALATAGEDLR; encoded by the coding sequence GTGCGGCACCCAGCCGGCGGCGGCCACGCCGCCCGCCCGCCACGCCACGGCGAACCCACCGTGGCGGGCGACGCCGACCACCCCGCCCGATCCGCCACGACCGCCGGCCCCACCTCCACCGCTGCCTCCGGCGGCACCGACACCGGCCGGCGAGCCAGGCCGGCCGACCCGTTCGACACCGCCGTCACCGCCGTCACCCAAAGACTGACCCGCCCCGGCCTGGTCGTCGTCACCGGCCCGCCCGGCTGCGGCCGCAGCACCCTGCTGCGGCGCGTCCGCGCCGCCTTCCCCGGCCCGACGCACACCGGCGGCGGCCTGTCCGCGCTCCGGCACGTCCCCGCCCTGCCGCTGAGCCGCGCCGTACGGGTCCGGCTACCCACCCACGACCCGCACCTGCTGGCCGAAGCGGTCCGGTCCCGGCTGCGCCACGGCCTCCTCGTCCTCGACGACCTGCACTGGGCCGACCCGCTGACCATCGCCGCCCTGCCGGCCCTGGCCCGCCACTGCCGCGTCGTCGTCGCCCTGCGCACCCCGCACCACCTGCCCCCGGCCGCGCTGGCCCCGCTACGCGCCGACGACGCCACCTGGCTGCCGGTGCCGGCCCTGCCCCCGCCGACCATCGCCGCCCTGATCCGCCGCCTCGCCCCCGCCATCGACGACACCACCACCGCGACGTTGACCCGCCGCGCCGGCGGCAACCCGCTGGCCGCGCACGCCCTGGCCCGACACGCCGCCCGCACCCACGGCACCGCAACCGCCACCGGCGGCCCGGCCGCGCCCACCCCACCCGTCGGCGACGACCTCGACCAGGTCACCTACGCGGTCGCCGCCGCCCTCGCCGACCTGACCCGCCCGGCCCGCACCGCCCTGGCCGCGCTCGGCCTGCTCGGCCGCCCCGCACCCGCCGCGCTACTCGGCCCCGGCGTCACCGAACTCGTCGACGCGACCATCGTCACCGTCGACCCCGACGGCCTGGCCGCCCCCGTGTCGCCGTACCAGGCCGACGTCGCCGCCGGCCTGCTCGACGACACCAGCCGCCGCGCCCTGCACCGCCGCCTCGCCGACCTCGTCACCGACGACACCCAGGCCGTCCGGCACCTCGCCGCCGCCGGCGACGCCACCGCCGCCTACCAGCGCGCCGTCACCGCCGCCGCCACCGCCACCACCAGCGGCGCCCGCGCCGACCTGCTGCTGTTCGCCGGCGACCAGCCCGCCGCCACCGCCGACACCCGGCTGGCCGCCGCCCGCGCCGCCCTGGCCGCCGGCCGCCCCGGCCGCGCCGTCCAAGTCCTCACCGCCGCCGGCCTGCTCGGCGTCGACGCCGCCGTCCTACGCGCCGAAGCCCTGCTGCACGCCGGTGACCCGGCCGCCGCCCGCGCCGCCGCCACACCCGTGCCCGACGACGCCGCACCCGACGTCGTCGCCGCCCGCGACCGGGTCCTCCTACTGGCCGACCTCGCCACCGACCCGGCCGCCGCGCCGGTCCGCGCCGCCGCCGTCACCGCCCGCCACGGCACCAGCCCCCAGCATCTCGGCCTGCGCGCCGCGCTCGCCGCCGCGCTCGCCGCCGACCGCGCCCCCGGCTGGGAATACGCCCTGGCCACCACAGCCGCCGCCGCCGGTGCCGCCGGCGACCTGCTGACCGCCCGGTGGAGCGCCTGGCAGCTGGTGGAGACCCTGACCGCCGACGGACGACTCACCGAAGCCGCCCACACCGCGCTGGCCGCCGGCGACGCCTGCGCCGCCGACCTGGCCTACAGCTGGCAGACCCGGTTCGTCGCCGCCCGACTGTGGTGCCTGGCCCTGCGCGGCGACCCCGCCCCGCCCGCCGACGCGGACACCCGCGACCCCGGCGGACCGAACCCCGCCGCCGCGGCCCCCGTCGACGGGCCCGGGCCGGCCGGCGGTGACCCGCTGGTCCGGGCCGCCACCGACCTCACCGACCGCGCCCTGCCGGCCGCCGCGCACGGCTACGCCGTCGCCGCCGCCAGCCTCGTCCAGGCCGACAGCGGACTCCTCGCCCCCGCCCGCGCCCGCCTGGCCACCCGCGCACCGGCCCCCGCCGCCGTCACCGCCCTCCTCGACTGGGTCGCCCGGGAAGCCGCCTGGCTCGACGGCCAACCCGACAAGGCGAGCGCCGCCGGCGACACCCCGTCCGGCGCGCCGCCGCTGCTCGACGGCCTGCGCCGGATCACCGCCCGGTGGGCCGGCTACGACGGTGCCCCCGCACCCCCCGACCCCCCGCCGGCCGCCGAACGGCAGCTACCGGCGGTCGCCGACACCCTCGCCGCCTGGGACCACACCGACCCGCAACGGTTCAGCCAGGCCGCACACGGCTGGCGCGACACCGCCGTGCGGGAACAGGTCCGCTGCCTGCTCGCCCACGGACTCCACGAACCGGACCCGCGACGGGCCGTACCGGCGCTGCTCGCCGCCGAATCCCTCGCCGCGCACGCCGGACTGGTCGTGCTCCTCGGCCGCACCCGCCGCGCCCTGCGCCGCCACGCCGTCCGTCGCGACGAACGCGGCCCGCGCAGCGGCGAACAGCTGACCGGCCGGGAACGCGACGTCCTGCGGCTCGTCGCCCAGGGCGAACCCACCCGCCGCATCGCCAACCAGCTGGGCATCTCCGCCGAAACAGTGGAAACCCACGTACGGGCCGGGATGCGTAAGCTCGGCGCCCGTACCCGCACCGAAGCGGCCGCCTTGGCCACCGCCGGGGAGGACCTCCGGTGA